DNA sequence from the Triticum urartu cultivar G1812 unplaced genomic scaffold, Tu2.1 TuUngrouped_contig_4905, whole genome shotgun sequence genome:
CGCGGTAGCCATTTCCCTTTCCCTTTAAACTCAGGGGGGGCTCCTGCCACTGGTACAGGAAGCCATGACCCGGAGTGGAGAATCCATGGGATGCGAGACCAAGTCAGTAACGTCTACCTGGTGACGTCTCCGGGCGAGGAGCTTCGGGTGCTCCCCAAACAGGGATAAGTTCCTCTCGACTACCCTTCTCAGCCCGCTCAGGATGCAGAGCCAAAAATGGACGCTGAGGTTCCTCCTCATGATGTCCGCAAACGGATTTGCAGTGCCGATTGACCATTCGGGTTGGAATTCCCTGACCAGCTCGTCTGCTATCCGCGCTAACCGTGGGTGCTGTGCCGGGTTCACACTCCCGAATGCTAGTGTCTTGAATAGGTAGCTGAACTCCTCGTATGACAGGGTTTTGAGGAAGATTGGCTCAACGGTTCCGAGTCGCTCTGAATTTTTAAGGTGGCTGATGATGATCACCTTGCTTCCATTATCCATGCTTGTTGCTACGGCTAAACAGAACTTGGCCCAATCCTCCTCGTCAACATCTGAAACAAGCTCAACAACCACCAGTATCTTGCCTGGCAAGAGGCTACGATCATGGTCTGTCAGGCTACTAAAGGAATCACCATTCAGGTGCAGGATCAAAGAGAAGTGTGAGCGGACCCTCTCGTCCTTGCATACATGGGCGACCAGAGTCCTCTTCCCGACCATTGGACCACCGATGATGGGAAGGATAGCCGGCGCACCGCCACCAGGAGAGTTGTGCCACAACATGAAGTTCAGGAGCTTTTGCTTCTCGGCGTGACGTCCGAACATGATGTTGTCGTTGTATAGATACGCATCGTATGGTCGACGCAGCATACGGTCGCATCCACCCAAAAGAACAACAAACTCCGTCATGCCAGCGATTACATCCTCCAAGCTCTCCAACGCACCCTGCAAGTCAACGGGGTATGTGGCCTTGTTCTTTCTAGCACTTCCATGAACCATGCGAAAACGTTTGGGAGCAGATGGATTGCaaacctccccctcctcctcaatGGACTCTTCGAGTGAAATGTACCTGGACGCACCTAGTGCCCAGTAGCCTCGGTACATGGCGTCCGCAAGCATACTGAGCTGCACCAGCATCCCGGAGTTGGTGATGTACCGCCCGTCTGCCTCCTCGATGACCGTGTGAGCTCTCAGGAGCAGCTGCTGCAGCCTCTTCAGCTGCTTCTCTTCCGAGTATTCATGGCTCGAGTGGTACTTGTTGGCAAGGAAGGAGATGAATCGGCTCATGAGTTCACCTGTTACTGCAGATATGGCAAGCTCCATCTTCAAATCCTCCAATGGAAAGGTGCTAACTaagaaggagggggggggggggggggggggggggggggacggaGGCGCCGGCGGCGAGGCGTGGAGGGGGCGGAGTTGGGAAGCAGGTGGAAATTGCAGACTCCTGGGTTTAAATTGCCCTGCACGTCAATGGCTGGGGGTGTTGCACCTATAGAGAGACATTTTTTTAGGACACACAGAGAGACTTTTCATTGCCATTTGTGGTGTGAATTAATCCACACATAACTTGTGGATACGATTCCACGTGGATATAGACTAGTCCTGACTCCTGGAAGGGCACCTTTCATGCGCCACGGAAAGATGATGGTGAAATCTAGTTTTCGCTTTGCTCAGCAAACTTTTGTGTGGACGAACTGAGGAAATCCTTGTCCAGCAAACTTTTGTGATTGATGAGCCTAATGAGGAGTGTCATACTTGTGCAAGACATGTTATTCTCTCTTCAGGAAGGCTTGTTATGGTAATTTCGATTAAGTAAAATAGGTGTAAGAAATGAAAATGCAAGGGCACAAAAGTCCATCCCCAAAGGTTGCCTCAGTCAACCAAATGCCCTTAATTACCAGCTAACTAAGTCAGTCAACAAAAATTCCATTGCCTTTGCTAATAACTAATGGTAAGAAGAAAGGGCAAGAAACTAAGTAAGTTGGAAATAAAAGGAAGTGAGATTACTCGCTTTTTTCTCGACGCGCCTTCAAAATGAACTAATTAAGTAAGCTGGAAATAAAGATAGCAACAATTGAATGTATTACCTTCAAAAGGCGGGCCGCAGTTTGGACAGCACCTTGACGAATTGCATACAGCTAGCTGAAAGCTCAGGATCTTGACTAGAAAGTTTCCTCCCAGGCCATAGTCGTCCTTTTAACTGTGATGGAGCAGCTAGCAGCCGTAGCCTCAGAAGATTGACTAGAAAATTTGTTCCCACAGCAGGAAAATATCAGCTCACCTGTCACTATTAAACAGGTTCCTGATTGGCGTCGGAACCAACACAAAAAGCAAAAGAGAGAGCCAACATCAAGCATTGAAATTTCTTGCAGCATTCTTCCAAGATGGGGAACAGCACCGCTGACCTGACCTGATTGGCGCGGGAGGCTGGCTAGGCTTGCTCACATCGTCAGCTGTCCTGAGAACCAGTCTAGGCCTCACGGCCATTTCGTCGAACAACACCCAGGCTGGGTACCCGTGTTGGCCTCACAGCCATTTCATCGAACAATTTCTGGGCACCAGTGCGGCGCAACCTTCTGCCCAGCATGGTGGCCTCATGGAGAGAGAGAATAAGTGACAAACGTCGGAGGACAGAAGACAGTGGCCATGACGAAATTTGAGCTGAGGGCTTGACCTGTGACGCACTGTATAGTGAGAATCGCGGTGTAGCAATGATGGTGTGGTGCAGAGACAAAACAGAGCCGCTGAAATTACTTGCAGCTGCCAAAATTAGGGGCGAGGCGACTATGCCTCAGACGACTGTTGGCATGTTCAGACacctttttttttccttttccatCGGATTATCATCCAACGGTGGAAACAAGCTCCAGATTGCTCAAACCCAGCCTAATTTTCTGTAAACCAAAACAAAACAGCAATAAAataatattaattaattaattaaaacaGAAGTTTTTCTAAAATAGAATGAATTAATACATTTGACTTTCTTTTGAAGACGCTCCATCAACCCTCCAATTCCACGTTGATCTTTTCTTGTACCATAGAAAACatatttttttttagaaaaggaggcaTATGCCCGACTTTAGCGAACCAAACCCCTTTAGGTTTTACAAGTTCGAGAGAGAACAAATAAAAAGGATCCGGCTCAACAACCACACGAACACATGCACATGATACAAGCCCCGACATGGGGCTTAAGGCTCAAAAGCCGGACAGACCATCCCCAGGACTGTGCCTCTTCTTCGGTTGTAAGAAATGGAAATACAAGGGCATAAAACTACATCTGAAAAGGTCGCCTCAGCCAACCAAATGCCCTTATCAATTTCTAAATTTTACTATCTATTTATGAACTGAGGGAGTGCTAGAGCTGACAACTCTACAGAATCTCTGTAGAAATCGTTGAAATCAAAAGGCCTTA
Encoded proteins:
- the LOC125528482 gene encoding putative disease resistance protein RGA4 (The sequence of the model RefSeq protein was modified relative to this genomic sequence to represent the inferred CDS: added 235 bases not found in genome assembly), translated to MELAISAVTGELMSRFISFLANKYHSSHEYSEEKQLKRLQQLLLRAHTVIEEADGRYITNSGMLVQLSMLADAMYRGYWALGASRYISLEESIEEEGEGALESLEDVIAGMTEFVVLLGGCDRMLRRPYDAYLYNDNIMFGRHAEKQKLLNFMLWHNSPGGGAPAILPIIGGPMVGKRTLVAHVCKDERVRSHFSLILHLNGDSFSSLTDHDRSLLPGKILVVVELVSDVDEEDWAKFCLAVATSMDNGSKVIIISHLKNSERLGTVEPIFLKTLSYEEFSYLFKTLAFGSVNPAQHPRLARIADELVREFQPEWSIGTANPFADIMRRNLSVHFWLCILSGLRRVVERNLSLFGEHPKLLARRRHQVDVTDLVSHPMDSPLRVMASCTSGSSHTEVTVERELLPRVRFGDLLTDPGVRPQGDFNVVTWESRLPPYTSYVHFATSGNGAPGVAQQSTPLSGRKRAAVPL